One genomic window of Kosmotoga olearia TBF 19.5.1 includes the following:
- a CDS encoding 8-oxoguanine deaminase, with product MKTILKNISYLATMDNSMSELTDAYIVIDNNIITAVGSGEAPKGDREFDMSGRVVLPGFVNTHHHLYQSLFRNVPAVSSAKLFDWLVYLYELWKNIDNEAVYVSAAVGIYEMMSTGVTTTTDMLYLHPKGKERFIDSEIEAAMRCGVRFHPTRGSMSLSKKDGGLPPDSVVQTEEKIIEDSIRLIEKYHDKDKYAMVRIALAPCSPFSVTEESMIKTLELAEKYDVLLHTHLAETKDEEEYCLETKGLRPVDYMEKIGWLNPRVWFAHLVWLSDEDIKKLADNDCGMAHCPTSNMRLGSGIAPVKEMKEAGIRIGLAVDGSASNDTGNMLHEIRNAMLLQRVSKGADALTPRDVLYMGTMGGAKVLRMDDYIGSIEPGKAADIIAFDLNVLSLAGGLADPIGAIVMCDPGKADFVMINGKVRIENGKINDTELPELIRKQNEISHRLLNQS from the coding sequence GTGAAGACTATACTCAAAAATATCAGCTATCTTGCTACAATGGACAATTCGATGTCAGAACTTACCGATGCGTACATAGTCATCGACAACAATATTATCACTGCCGTTGGTAGTGGAGAAGCTCCAAAAGGTGATCGTGAGTTTGATATGTCCGGGCGTGTGGTGCTTCCGGGATTTGTTAATACTCACCATCACCTTTATCAATCGCTTTTCAGAAATGTACCCGCTGTTTCATCCGCCAAACTTTTCGACTGGCTCGTTTATCTGTATGAACTGTGGAAAAATATAGACAACGAAGCTGTTTACGTAAGCGCTGCGGTGGGAATATATGAAATGATGTCCACAGGTGTTACAACCACCACCGATATGCTTTATCTTCACCCGAAAGGAAAAGAAAGGTTCATAGATTCTGAAATTGAAGCTGCTATGCGTTGCGGCGTAAGGTTCCATCCAACGCGCGGTTCAATGTCACTTTCCAAAAAAGATGGGGGGCTCCCCCCGGATTCAGTGGTTCAAACGGAAGAAAAAATTATCGAGGACTCCATTCGTTTGATTGAGAAGTACCATGACAAAGATAAATACGCTATGGTAAGAATCGCCCTTGCTCCCTGTTCACCGTTCTCGGTTACAGAAGAATCGATGATTAAAACACTCGAACTAGCTGAAAAATATGACGTATTGTTACACACCCATCTTGCCGAAACCAAGGATGAGGAAGAATATTGTCTCGAAACCAAGGGATTGAGGCCAGTCGATTACATGGAAAAAATAGGATGGCTGAATCCCAGAGTCTGGTTCGCACACCTTGTGTGGCTTTCAGATGAGGATATAAAGAAACTTGCAGATAATGACTGTGGAATGGCCCATTGTCCAACTTCCAACATGAGGCTTGGCTCCGGAATAGCTCCGGTGAAAGAAATGAAGGAAGCGGGAATCAGAATCGGGCTGGCCGTTGATGGAAGTGCTTCGAACGACACGGGTAACATGTTACACGAAATAAGAAACGCCATGCTACTTCAACGTGTTTCAAAAGGTGCGGATGCACTCACTCCACGCGATGTCCTTTACATGGGAACGATGGGCGGCGCAAAAGTTTTGAGGATGGATGATTATATTGGTTCAATAGAACCGGGTAAAGCAGCAGATATTATTGCATTCGATCTGAACGTCCTCTCTCTTGCTGGCGGTCTGGCGGATCCAATAGGTGCAATCGTCATGTGTGACCCCGGTAAGGCAGACTTCGTCATGATAAATGGAAAAGTGAGAATTGAAAATGGAAAGATCAATGATACCGAACTTCCGGAACTGATAAGAAAACAGAACGAGATATCACACAGACTATTAAACCAATCGTAA